The following coding sequences are from one Vulpes vulpes isolate BD-2025 chromosome 12, VulVul3, whole genome shotgun sequence window:
- the PDLIM4 gene encoding PDZ and LIM domain protein 4 isoform X1 codes for MPHSVTLRGPSPWGFRLVGGRDFSAPLTISRVHAGSKAALAALCPGDLIQAINGESTELMTHLEAQNRIKGCHDHLTLSVSRPEGRSWPGAPEDSKAQAQRIHIDPEVQDGSPATSRRPSATGIGLEDGRPGLGSPYGQPSHLPFHHNGSSSEATLLTQMSTLHVSPLHSPDTARGLPRSRDCGVDLGSEVYRMLREPAEPLASEPKQSGSFRYLQGMLEAGEGGERLGPSGPRNPKPTASKLGTPLSGLQGLPECTRCGHGIVGTIVKARDKLYHPECFMCSDCGLNLKQRGYFFLDERLYCESHAKARVKPPEGYDVVAVYPNAKVELV; via the exons ATGCCCCACTCCGTGACCCTACGCGGCCCGTCGCCCTGGGGCTTCCGCCTGGTAGGCGGCCGGGACTTCAGCGCACCCCTCACCATCTCGCGG GTCCACGCTGGCAGCAAGGCTGCACTGGCTGCCCTGTGCCCTGGAGACCTGATCCAGGCCATTAATGGTGAAAGCACAGAGCTCATGACACACCTGGAGGCTCAGAACCGCATCAAGGGCTGCCATGACCATCTCACACTTTCTGTGAGCAG ACCTGAAGGCAGGAGCTGGCCTGGTGCCCCAGAGGACAGCAAAGCTCAAGCACAGAGAATCCACATTGACCCTGAGGTCCAG GATGGCAGTCCAGCGACCAGCAGGAGGCCCTCAGCCACCGGGATTGGGCTAGAAGATGGCAGGCCAGGCCTGGGATCTCCTTATGGGCAGCCATCTCATCTCCCATTCCATCACAATGGCAGCAGCAGTGAGGCTACCTTACTGACCCAAATGAGCACTCTGCATGTGTCTCCACTTCACAG CCCTGACACAGCCAGAGGCCTCCCGCGAAGCCGTGACTGCGGAGTGGACCTGGGCTCAGAGGTGTACAGGATGCTGCGGGAGCCGGCTGAACCCTTGGCTTCGGAGCCCAAGCAGTCAGGCTCCTTCCGCTACTTGCAGGGCATGCTAGAGGCCGGGGAGGGTG GGGAGCGGCTGGGGCCTAGCGGTCCCCGCAACCCCAAGCCCACTGCCAGCAAGCTGGGCACTCCGCTGAGCGGCCTGCAGGGACTGCCCGAGTGCACGCGCTGCGGCCACGGCATCGT GGGCACCATCGTCAAGGCGCGGGACAAGCTCTACCACCCTGAATGCTTCATGTGCAGCGACTGCGGCCTGAACCTTAAGCAGCGCGGTTATTTCTTTCTGGATGAGCGGCTCTACTGCGAGAGCCATGCCAAGGCGCGTGTCAAGCCACCTGAGGGCTACGACGTGGTTGCGGTGTACCCCAATGCCAAGGTGGAACTAGTCTGA
- the PDLIM4 gene encoding PDZ and LIM domain protein 4 isoform X2, which yields MPHSVTLRGPSPWGFRLVGGRDFSAPLTISRVHAGSKAALAALCPGDLIQAINGESTELMTHLEAQNRIKGCHDHLTLSVSRPEGRSWPGAPEDSKAQAQRIHIDPEVQDGSPATSRRPSATGIGLEDGRPGLGSPYGQPSHLPFHHNGSSSEATLLTQMSTLHVSPLHSPDTARGLPRSRDCGVDLGSEVYRMLREPAEPLASEPKQSGSFRYLQGMLEAGEGGAPSSRRGTSSTTLNASCAATAA from the exons ATGCCCCACTCCGTGACCCTACGCGGCCCGTCGCCCTGGGGCTTCCGCCTGGTAGGCGGCCGGGACTTCAGCGCACCCCTCACCATCTCGCGG GTCCACGCTGGCAGCAAGGCTGCACTGGCTGCCCTGTGCCCTGGAGACCTGATCCAGGCCATTAATGGTGAAAGCACAGAGCTCATGACACACCTGGAGGCTCAGAACCGCATCAAGGGCTGCCATGACCATCTCACACTTTCTGTGAGCAG ACCTGAAGGCAGGAGCTGGCCTGGTGCCCCAGAGGACAGCAAAGCTCAAGCACAGAGAATCCACATTGACCCTGAGGTCCAG GATGGCAGTCCAGCGACCAGCAGGAGGCCCTCAGCCACCGGGATTGGGCTAGAAGATGGCAGGCCAGGCCTGGGATCTCCTTATGGGCAGCCATCTCATCTCCCATTCCATCACAATGGCAGCAGCAGTGAGGCTACCTTACTGACCCAAATGAGCACTCTGCATGTGTCTCCACTTCACAG CCCTGACACAGCCAGAGGCCTCCCGCGAAGCCGTGACTGCGGAGTGGACCTGGGCTCAGAGGTGTACAGGATGCTGCGGGAGCCGGCTGAACCCTTGGCTTCGGAGCCCAAGCAGTCAGGCTCCTTCCGCTACTTGCAGGGCATGCTAGAGGCCGGGGAGGGTG GGGCACCATCGTCAAGGCGCGGGACAAGCTCTACCACCCTGAATGCTTCATGTGCAGCGACTGCGGCCTGA